The Panicum virgatum strain AP13 chromosome 6K, P.virgatum_v5, whole genome shotgun sequence nucleotide sequence ccgtgctacagtaccacacAGTGCCGCGGCACTGTAGCACGGAGCCGGAGCCGTCCGTCGGGAGCCCTCCCAAAGGGGCCCTTGATTGGGTCCGCTTTTTGTGTGGAGGACCCACCCAGTAGCTGCGCATCTCCGTGGATCTATTCCTATTGACACCGAATTTTGGTAAATCTAATGTAATCTGAATTATAAAACAATTAGCTATTTGTGTCAATATGAAAGTAGATAATCAACCGTTGTCGTCGATGAAATCCAGATTATTCGGAGCAAGCAAAAGATTATCGAGTGTTGGTATACATCGGCATTATGGATCGTATACAACGTGCCAGCGTACAGCAAGATTAGTTTGTCCAGGGAAGCGACTCGTGCAAGACTTAATTAGGGCTAGGAGCTTTTGCGTGTGTATTAGCTTTGTTGGCTTGATCAAGCAAGCAGATTAAAGAATAAAATATGGCAAGGTGATTAACGTAAACATGCAACGAAACGTGAAGCTTGATGGCTGGCATGGGTCCACGTGCTGGGAAGAGATATGAAGAAATTGAGGATTCTTCGAAAAGAAAAGACAGAGTCTATGGCCATGTTTAGATCTATGTGTTATTTCTCTCAAATAGCCTCATATAGCCCTAGTGGAGCCAAACATGAGGGCTATTTGTGGGTTATTTGTAAATAACCCACCCAAAAAATTATCCCACCCAAAAAGTGCTATTTGAGCTATTTTAAGTGGGGCCCACTGGAAAATTAATACTCTCTCTCCCCTGGCGGCTGGCGCACATGATCCATCCCCTCCCACGCGGAGCGGACTCGCACGCCTCGACCGCCAACGCCGCCACGCCAacgccggcgccgcagcccccctCCTGCTCTGCCTCTTCacctgcgccgccgcttcccAACCAGTGTCGCTGCCTCCTCATCCGTGCCGCAGCTCGCCATCCCTCTCCACCTGCtctcccaccgccgcctccatcaCCCCTCCCTTCCtttgccgcgacgccgagcAGGGCATGCGGTAGCGGCGCTCGGCGTGGATCAGCAACGGCGGAGCTGTGATGcggatctgcggcggcggcacggagcagcgtgaaagtgcatctaggcccctaaattGATTTTGATGATTCTTGATAATCACAATTTGGGATATGATGCTCTCAATAAGATGTGTGCAGGAATAAATGAAAataatcaagaagaagatgaaaggaAGGCCCCCAATTCAAATTCTACACATGGTGGATCCTATCGGAGTTTAATTCTAATTTTTCGATTTGAAATTGAGTATAGTAccaccgtactatcaagggggatgCGTTCGATTGATCTAGATCGTTAAAGTGCATTATTGAGATGAATTACATGCATGAGAGACACTCCTTGCACTCACATATCACTTTGCACAGAAGTTTTCAGCActggccggatgatccggcctgtTCAGCCGAACCTCTCTGTCCACGGTTGGATGATCCGATActaccccggatgatccggacctgaaACTTTCTGGACATATTTTCTAGTTAAAAtaaagggttatagggcaatcctgctctttgtgagcccctcaacggagacgtagctccTTCGTGGAGTGAACTTCGGGATAAATCTTGTGTCTCCTTTACTTTTGTTCTTCATTTTGTTATTCATATTGGTCTTGAGCTCGTTTTGAACCGATCTACTTTTTAGTAGCATATCTCTTGTGTAGATCTTGTTTGCAGGCTTGTTTACTTCACTTGTCAACTTTCTATTCAAAGGGAATCGTCAAAAGCTAAGTAGATTTCAAATCTCGTATAAGATTCCTTTCGCTTGCCGGATCATCCGAACCTACGTAGGATCATCCGGACCTGGAAAGTCCGGAAGATCCGACTTAGGGCCGGATCATCTGGGCCTGACGTTTTTACTGCCAGTTTTTCAGGAAATTTTTGAAcaggcctattcaccccctccccctctctagGTCTAGTGTCGATCCTTTCACAGTGGCGGCAGAGTGGGATGCGGAGCTGCGGGATTCGACCCGCCGCCTCCCATTGGCGCCGCTGGCCACCATCCGCGTCCTCATGGTCGGCCGAGCCAACGTGGTCGTCCTCCAGGCGAGCAGCTTGAGCTGAGGGAGGAGCACGACCACGGTGCGGCGCTGACGCAACAGTCCTTGATATGCAGGCAGGGGCCCGACAGCCACAACAAGGGCCATGGCGGGGCACAATTCGCTGAATCCAGATGCAGGAGGATCCCAATGATTAGGAAACCTTATTAAAGGCAAAATAGCTCAGGATCCAAATAGCTAAGGGTTATTTTATTGGAGGGCTATTTGCATGTGCTAAAAAATAGCTCTCAAAATAACTCTTGGCTATTTCTCCAAATAGAGCTCATATATCTTAGTATTTCCTTTTAGTTTATATTTTGTTTGTCAGGCAAGTTTAGTCcaggctataaatatgtaccccgAGCTTCTGTAAAAGGTTATGTTGGGCATGTGTATACTATAATATAGGAGGCCTGCATGCAATAtgcaggccctgtttggttcctcAGAACTAGTTGTACTGGAGaattttgaccattaattacaaGTATTAAACAAGGCAGTTTGCAAAGCTGACTTTACAATTCTGTGCTACTTCACGAGAGGAATCttatgaggcctttgaccacgtgattagagaatagttactgtagtatcagtgtagccaatcattgattaattactattattagattcgtcgcgaaaagttatacccatccctgaaatttttttataaataagcttcatttagtactccatgctgtgaaattttttttacgGAAACGTGTGTGCTAGTAACTAGCATGATCCAAACAAGGCCACAGTCATGTCATGTCTATTGGGCTTTTTAATGATATTTTTTACACCATTTTTTACTACAGCCCTTTAATGCTAATTTTATAGTGTCTTGCAATACCATAATTTCTTTTTGTTTATCTATAAAGTCATTATATAAGTTTAAATTCAGTGCTGAAGGCTTGATATGCTTTATGTTGATCTGGGCTATTGGTTTGTTTTGGGCTCAACGTTGAGCAGCCAGCCCACAATAATTTAACAGAGGGGCCAAAACACTTCAATACAGCCCAAAAGTCAGGTCTAACGGGTACAACCTGACTACATCCTCACCCGAAAACCATTAACCGCCACAGCAACAATACATGCGAAACCGGGAAGCTACACGGGCACAACAACATTACAGACTAACACGATAAGTTGAACCGCTAAATTTGTTCTATACAATAGAATACTAATAGTAGTGTTTGGACTCTTGGATGGACATCCAATGGTCCAGACAGTGACTTATATATAATTAAAATGTGTTGAGAGACAGTGATATGTAAATCTAAGGGTCCCTTTGGTTGGGCTTTCCAACTTGCTTTTGCTTTTCCAAAAGCCAAAAGCCAATCACAGAGCCCAAAAGCCACCAGAGCTTTTACCTAAAAGCAGTTTTTACCATAGTACAATTCCAAAAGGACCTTACCCCCTACTTTCATTGGCTTTTGAGGACcaaaattacccaccatgccACTGGTTATGATAGGGAAATAACGATTCGCTTCTTCTATTCCGCTGGTTATGATAGGGAAATAACGATTCGCTTCTTCTGTTCCGCTCGACTCCCTCCCTCCCGTCGCGACGCGACCCTCTGCACGCACCTGGTGGACCGCGactgcggctagggtttgtcGATCCGCCGCCCCACCGCTCGCCGCCCCACTGTCCACCGCCCCACCGGTTGCCGCCCCAGCAGTCACCTTCCAACCTGTCTGCAACCGCGCTGGACGCCGCCCGCCCCGGCCTTTCCTCGTTTCCTCCCGGCGGGAAGACTGCCGCTGGACGCCGCCCGCCCCAGCCTCGTCCCCGCTGTGCGACCCTGCTGGACGCCTTCCCGGTGGACGCTGAAGGGCGCTTCAGTTCGCCCTGCTCCTCCACGGATTCGTCCCCATCCGGCTACACATCTGTAGGGTATGTtcctcctccctctgttcctcctcCCTTTCTTCTTGTGTCAAGAATACGATTAGTTGTTGTTGTAAAttgattaaaaaaaatttatttggttCAAGTATGAGTGACAAGGCAGATTGGAGTGATTCTTTTGTGAGGAACTTGTTTGATGCATGGAAAGAGGAAATAGAAGCCGGCAATAGGCCGATGGGAATTTTTGCGAGTACTGGTTGGAAGAATGTTATTTCCAAGTTTGCAGATAAATCCGGTgataaacgcaccaaaaaacaACTGAAGAACAAGCTAGATGTTTTCAAAAAGGAATACACAGTGTTCATGGAGTTCAAGAACTGTGCAACTGGGCTTGAATGGGATGCTGAAAAAAGAACTGTTGACTGCTCAGATGAATGGTGGTAGGAACACCTAGATTTAAGAACTAAACTATCattgtaaatatattttttttcaattgttTGTGTTTGCCCTGCTTTGctaatttgtaatttttttaactTTCAGAGATGTAACAATCCTGATAGAGGAATCAAATGCGGGCATGTGAAGTTTCGGAAGCAAGGGCCAAAGTTTCTTGAAGATATGCATATAATTTTTGGCAAGGCACATGTTAGTGGGTCATCAGCAACCTGTCCTGGAGATATATCCTCCGACGAGGCAAGTGATGAGGATGTCGAGGAGGTACCAAAACGTGCAGAGAATGCTGGGAAGACGGGGAATCAAGGAAAGAAGAAATGCAAGGGGGCCTCCACTGCTGTTGAAGACAAAGATGAAAAGAGCCCATTTTTTCGCATGTATAAGAACACTTGTTTGAAGATAGAAACTGCAGCAGAGAAAATCTCCACAAGTATTAAAGCATCATCCGCTCCTCCAACCAACCTCGTCCCATCCATTGCACAAACTGTGAATATGGTGACAGAATGTGGGGTGGAAGAAGGAACTGCTCTCATACACACAGCCTCCTCTCTAATCCAGGATTAGGACTTTAGGGAGTTCTTTTGCTctctaaaaacaaataaaggaATATTCGATTTGATTGAGAGAGAGCATGAGAAGGAGATGCTGAAGCGTAATTGATTTAGGGTCATTTGTTTTAGATTTGTATCCTTGTGTTTGTTTTGAACCATTATTTTTTATCCTTGTGTTTGTATTGAACCATTATTTTTTTATCCTTGTTTTGTGTTGCACTAGAATTTGTATCCCTGTTTTGAACCATTATATGTATCCTTGTTCCGGATTTGTGATCGGTGTGCTTTGTTGGGCatgtaaaattttaattattcaCCTATCAATTATTGTGTTCTCTAGATGGATGGCCACTTGGAAGCTTTATCTGAAGGTAAAAAGGGATTATTGTTGCTTGCTGAGCTAGCACAGCATGCTACCATGGTTGGAGGGATGGGGAACTCGTATGCTGAAAAGTATTTGCAGAAAAGTGCATACAGAGAAACACCAGAAAAACTGGCATTCAATGGGTCATCAGGTGTATGTCAACGCCCAGGTATTTTTACAGGATGTTTCGGATGAGCCCTGAGGTTTTCAATGAACTTCATGACTTGCTAGTTTCTAACTATGGATTGACCTCAAACAAGAATGTTTCATCTATTGAGTCATTAGCTATGTTTTTGTGGATCGTCGGAGGACCGCAATCATTTTCACAAGCTGAAAATCGATTCACACGGTCACTTTGGACGATTCACATCAAGTTTCATGAAGTGTTGAAGTGTTTGCGCAAGTTAGCTAAGGACAATATTACGCCAAGAGATCCTACTTTTTCTACGGTCCATGAAAGGGTGAGAGAGAACCGTTTTTGGCCATACTTCAAAGAAGCAATTGGAGCAATAGATGGTTCACATGTGAAAGTGAAAGTGATAGTGCCATTGGACGAAATGGTTAACCACACAAACCGCCGTGGGTATACTTCTCAGAATGTGGTAGCTATTTGTGATTTTGACATGAGATTTACATTTGCGGTTACCGGTTGGCCGGATTCTGCACATGACTCGCGCATCCTCAATTATGCATTGGCAAATTTTCCTTCATTTCCTGTGCCTCCTAAAGGTAATAATGGTTTCCTGTATTATGTCAATCGGTTGTATTATCATGTATGTTACTGACTTGATTTTTTTAGGAAAATATTATCTTGTGGATTCGGGTTATCCAAACCGTACCGGGTATCTTGCACCTTTCAAAGGAAGCACCTACCATATACCAGAATTTCGGAATCGTTCAGAGCCTCCTCAAGAAAAGTATGAGGTGTTCAATTTCTTACATTCATCCTTTCGTAATGTGATTGAAAGGTGTTTTGGAGTCTTGAAGCAAAAGTGGCGTATTTTGAAGGACATGCCAAGTTTCGATCCTACTACTCAGGCGCATATCATTACGGCTTGCCTTGCTTTGCATAATTTCATCCGTGACAGCAAATTGCATGACAAGGAGTTCCACAGGTGTGATGCTGATGAGGATTACATGCCTCGATGTGTAAGACGCAGAACACAAACACAAGGAGATACTAGCAATAAAGTGGAGAATGATGAAAACTTGAATATCATCCGCGATAGGATACCTGATGCTTTGGTTAGTGCGAGATGAGGCTAGTTATGTTGAGAGATGGCAACGTTGTATCCGACCTTAGATGGATATTTTCCTATTTATCAAGAATTGTTTTACCTTGCTTAAATACTCATTATCATATAAATTAGTGAACAAATTAGTATGTTTCGAGTAATTTCCATATAAACATGTCCCAGACATTTGGGGGCAATACAAGTATTTTGCAGACAGTCTATAGTTTGACAGCACCTCTAACCAAACGGCCTTCTGCTTTTCCTGCAGCTGCTTTTTCACAGCCCACAGCAATTTTTCTAAAAGCCACAGCTCAATCAAAGACACCCTAAGTCACCTTATAAGGAGACAGATCCTTTTTCAAATATGGTAATTTACAGGTCTGCTAAGTTGCTCACTCCTATCCCGGACTGAGGGAGTATTAGGCCAGTTCTTCACTTATGAATGCACCTTGTACATCCTACGAGGTCTTTCTCATTCGACtgttaccaaaaaaaaaaaaatactcaGACCCACACTCTCCAATGATGGGTCATAGAATTTTTATCGAAGGCTCAAAATTAAAAGTTGTGCTTACATAGTACAATTGCTTTCTTTTAGTAATGGAACTAAGATAGCCATTACCGCCATGACATTCTGCTTCTTGCACCTCACAAGCAGAAATGCTGAGATTTATGGTATGCACACCACCGTGTTGCTCTTTCTGAGATAGCGGAACTAACCTTTAAGTTAATCACTTGTGCTTCTTTGATGAGATGAAGTTGATGCAGTTTCATCATTTCCCCTCCCTCTTGGTTGTCAATTGTCTAAATATTAATTTATTTTAGAGTACTGTTGACAACATACCGAGTAGTAACTTGCTCACTCCTATCCCAGACGGAGTATTacaagtcaaaaaaaaagacagagGGAGTATTACGCAAGTTCTTTACCGATGAATGCACCTCAATTGTACATCCTGCGAGCTCTTTCTGATTCGGctgttacaaaaaaaaaatgtacccATTGACCCACAGTCTCGAGATCTTCAATGACACAGCAGGTTATGTCCATCCATAAAATGTAATTTTACGGACATACTCAATTTCTAGTATCAAAAATAGAACAGCGGTGCAGATGCATGTCGTTCCATCGAGAAGGTGGTAGATCTCTTGGAGCTGGCCACTTCACTGCACCAGGATGTTGACGACCTTTCCCCCGGCTGACAACTTGGGGATGGTGAGGTAGAGCACGCCGTCCCTCGCCTCGGCCGCGATCCTCTCCACGTCCACGTTCTCCGGCAGCTCGAACCGCGTCCGGTACCGCccgaagctcgccgccggccactgctccccctcctcatcctcctcctcgtcctcgtgcTGCTCCTTCGCCACCGCGGCCTTCTCGGCGGCCACCACCAGCGTCCGGTCCCGCACGCTGACCCGCACGTCCTCCCGCGACATCCCCGGCATGTCGAACCGCACCAGGTACTCCCCCGCGCGCTCCCTGACCTCCCACGGCGTCCGCCCGCCGCGCTGCCGGTACGCCGCGCCCGtggcagctcctcctcctgctgcagcAGGCACAGCGACGCCGTTGCCCGCCTCCGCGCGCGGCACCGCGCTCGCCGCGACCGCCGCCGGCACGACGAGGACccggccgtcgtcgtcgccctcGCCGTCCATGATGCGCTCCATGGTGCGCACCATCTGGTCCAGCGTCCTCGCCTCCGGGAAGCTGTCCCACAGCCCTATGAGGATTGAGGAAGAcgatgagaaaaaaaatgatttcGTTCGCGGAATGTTAAAATTCTAACGAAATTAGTGAGCTCAAATTGTCCAGAAATTGAAGGCGGATGGCTTACCAAATGGGGTGGTTTGGATGAGGCGTCTCCTTGGACTTGGAGCGCTCcctccctgctgctgctgcctgggCTTGGACGCCCGCTGCAGGTGGTCCAGGCTATCCGTGGAGCCGTTCCTCATGGACCGCGCCTTGACGGAGCCTCTCTGTGGCACCACCACGCAGGAAGGGCGGCTGGTCCATGTGAACCTGCTTCTTGGAGCGGCGGGGGAGGTGGTGATGGCGTGCAGGTTGGATGATGCCACCGCTTGCTGCATCGTCGTCCTCAACTGCTGACGATCGGAGAAACAGAAAAAAAGCTTTTGGATTTGGCTGGCTACTTGGCTGATTAGAAGAAGACGAGTGCGACAGTGCAGAGAGACTGGCGGTGCGCGTGGGTTTTATACAGAGAGTGGAGGAGATACGACACTGAGGTCACGAGGAGGGATGAAGGACGTAGTGAGTTCTGGAGACTCTGGCGTTCCAGAACCCTCTGGACATGTGCTGGACAATGGATATTTCCATCGCGCTCTGCCCGTCAGCCGGCTAGATGCCACTGCTGGTCGCTACGATTTTGGGACACGGTTGGGGAAAAATCTTTTCAACTGGAAATACAGATGTCCGGCCGGTTAGAGAAAAGGGCGAAACCTCATTCGGCTAGCCGGAAAAGCCCAGACTGGACTGGGATTGACTGGGCTGGGAATGCCGTACTTGAAAGATTAGACGGTAACGTGGATAGCCAAACTCGGCTTACCACGGCTTCATGTTATATAGTCCAGGCTACAACAATCCCGGCGTGATTTACATGGAGTTCTGTTACAACTTGTGATACGAGGAATATGGTTCAAACTACATCTATCTCTAGGACTAACCATCCTTACGCGTATCACATTAGGATTCGCTTATACACTTATATAATCTGTGTACAAGTCGTTACATGAAAACATAGATTATTTCTAACAGCCTCCCTCAACCTTAACCTGGTTTGTGTTCTAGATTAAGGTTGACTTTAAACTCTTCAAAGTTTCTTGCCGGTAGAGCCTTTGTAAAACCATCTGCTAACTGATCTTGTGACCGTATGAATCGAATCTGTAGCTGCTTCCTTGCTACTCTTTCTCTAACAAAATGAAAATCTATCTCTATATGTTTTGCCCTTGCATGAAACACtgggtttgctaataaatatgTGGCACCTAAATTATCCCACCAGAGACATGATGCTTGTTGTCGTTTCACTCCCAATTCTGCTAACAAAGCTTCAACCCAAATTATCTCAGCCGTAGCATTAGCTAGAGATTTATACTCGGCTTCTGTGCTTGACCTTGAAACAGTGGCCTGTTTTCTTGCACTCCAGGATATTAAGTTGCTACCAAAGAATACTGCAAAACCTCCAGTTGATCTTCTATCATCAAGGTTTCCTGCCCAATCTGCATCGGAGAATGCACTTACCAAAGTTGAATTGTACTTGCTGATTCTTATCCCAAGATGAACCGAACCATTTACATATCTCAAGATTCGTTTGACTGCAGACCAATGTACAGTGGTAGGTGCATACAAAAATTGGCAAACCTTATTGACAGCAAAAGCCAGATCAGGACGTGTAAGAGTAAGATATTGCAAGGCTCCCACAATACTTCTATATCTAGTACTGTCTTCAGGAGACAGAAGCTCTCCATCATCCTTGGATAATTTTTCAGTGGCCGACAGAGGTGTAGGGGATGGCTTGCACTTCTTCATTCCAGCTCTTTGCAGAATATCACATGCATATTTTCCTTGTGATAGTACAATGCCTCCCTAGATCTGTTTCACTTCAATGCCTAGAAAATAATTGAGATCTCCTAGATCCTTCATGGCAAAGTCAGCTCGTAAATCTTGAAGTAATGCTGAAATAGCTTCCGGAGAAGAGCCCGTGACTattatatcatcaacataaataagCATGAAAATAGTCACATTCTCCTTGAAATAGATAAACAAGGAAGCATCAGATTTCGATGCTTTAAAACCAAGATCATATAGCTTTGTACTGAGACGAGAATACCAAGCCCGTGGTGCCTGCTTTAAACCATAGATTGCTTTATCTAGTTTGCAGACATGATTAGGAAATTTTGCACTCTCAAAACCTAGTGGTTGCCTCATGAAAACCTCTTCTTCAAGAACACCATGCAAAAACGCGTTCTGCACATCCAACTGCCTTAAGCACCAATTCCTTGAAACAGCAATTGATAATACTAATCTTATAGTAGCAATTTTTACTACTGGACTGAAAGTATCTTCATAATCAATTCCATATCTTTGCTTAAAACCTTTTTCTACCAGCCGGGCTTTATAGCGATCGACACTGCCATCTGATTTCCTCTTGACCTTAAACACCCACTTGCAATCAATAAGATTTATGCCTTGCTGCTGAGGAACCAAATGCCAAGTATTATTCTTGTGAAGTGCGCCCAACTCTTCTTCCATAGCTTTTAGCCATCTATCATCACCAAGTGCCTCATGAACATCTCGTGGTTCTCCTGTAGAAGTAAGCATACTATATCTAACAGTACCATCAGTATAAGTTTTAGGTTTGGAGATCCCACTTTGTGATCTTGTCTTTGGACGTTGAGGAGTTGTGGCTGAATCAGCAATTTCTGGAGAAACCACAGAGGATTCCGTTGGAGGAATCATGTGCGCCGGTTCTGCTACCGTGTCGCCATGTGAAGCGCTCCCCGCAGCCGAGTCCAAAACAGTTGATGGCGACGGATTTGCTCCTGTAGTCCCGAACGGTCCAGGCAGTCCTACCCCCCTGTGTGATCCGGGCACGGGCGAATCCGCTTGAGATCCAGCACTGACAGCTGCAGGCGTATCAACAATGGAGTTTGTACCTGCGCCAATTTGTTCTTCTGCTCCCATATCTTCTCTGGTGTGCCTCAAATTTCTTGCAGAAAAATCCTGTGTATCATAGTCACAACTCGAGACAGAATCATTATGGTCATGGTCATTAGTAACAATGTGATCAATGCAATCTACAGCCCCAACATTGGAATTTAAAAGATGTTCAGGAAGGAGTAAAATCTCTTGTCTCAGCCGTGCACCAGCATTTTCATGAAGACTCTCAAAAGGAAAGACAGCTTCATCAAACACAACATCTCTTGATATGTAGACACGTCCAGATTTGATGTCTAAGCATTTAAATCCCTTGTGCATAGAGCTATACCCAAGAAAGGCACATCTGATGGACCTAAAAGCAAGTTTTCTAGGATTGAACGGCCTCAAATTTGGCCAACATGCACAGCCAAAAATGCGAAGGGAAGAGTAATCTGGTTTCTCATGCAAGAGAAGTTCAACAGGAGTTTGGTAATCAATGACTTTGCTAGGAAGGAGATTTATAAGATAGGTTGCAGTGAGGAACGCCTCATCCCAAAATTTTAAAGGCATAGAAGAATTTGCAAGGAGAGCCAAACCTACTTCCACTATATGCCTATGTTTTCTTTCAGCTGAGCCGTTTTGTTGATGGGCATGAGGACAAGATACACGATGAGCAATGCCTATTTTTTCAAAGAAGGAGCTCAACCTCTCATATTCTCCTCCCCAATCTGTTTGCATAGAGAGAATTTTTCTACCAAACTTCCTTTCGACAAGGTTCTGAAAGTTGTGGAAAACTTGGAATACAtcatattttcttttcaaaagatAAATCCAAGTATATCTACTATAGTCGTCAATGAAGCTCACATAGTAGGTATGCCTGCCAATAGATTCAGGAGCCGGCCCCCAGACATCCGAGTGAATCAAAACAAGTGGAGCAGCGGAAACATTATTAGATTTGTAGTAGGGAAGCTGATGGCCTTTTGCACGCAGACATGAATCACAAACTGAGCTATCATTATCACTGACAAAGGGAAGTTTATTATTTCTAAGAACACTTTTAACAATAGGTAAAGCTGGATGACCTAAATGACTATGCCATCTTGATGTAGATGGTTTACTAACTCCAAGGACTTGCTTAGGTTGGCTTGCTTCTGAAGGATTTGTGACAAGCGGATAAAGACCTCCTTCACATCTTCCTCGATGAAGGATTGTCTTCGTTGCTCGATCCTTTATAAGAAAAAAGTTTGGGTGAAATTCAAGGTATGCATTATTATCAGTAGCAAGACGATGAACAGATACAAGGCTTTTATGGGCTCCTGGAACATGGAGGATATGATTGAGAAGATCACAAGTTGGGGTATGTAAAGTTGCATGACCAGTGTTACAAATTTCCATACCTGATCCGCTCGCAGTGTGCACTTGTTCACGTCCAGAATACTTATCTCGCACTGTCATCTTGTCAAGCTCGCTTGTAACATGGTCTGTTGCGCCACTGTCAACATACCAGTTCGTGTCGACTCCATATCCTGTTGATGCTGTTCCAGCCATCTTGGTACTTGGCTGGTAATCCTCCTCGAACCTGTACCAACACTCAAGTGCTGTATGGTTAGCCCGATCACAAATTTGGCACCTGAGTTTTGTATTGCTGCCGCCATTGTTGTTCTGTCCTCCTATCCTGGTGCCATTGGGGCTGCCTTGCCCACCAGAACCACGTccaccacggccacggccacgaccTTGACCGCGACAACGATTATTGAAGCCTCCTCCGCGCCCCTTTGACGCCGAGTTCACTGATGACTGGTACTGGTTTACAGAGTTGGAGTGCTGATCTTGGAACATCTCCAAACGTGTTTCATATGCTGTGACTTGTGCAAACAAATCACTGAGAGAGATTTCATCTGTCCGATTCAAAACAGAT carries:
- the LOC120713360 gene encoding uncharacterized protein LOC120713360: MGIFASTGWKNVISKFADKSGDKRTKKQLKNKLDVFKKEYTVFMEFKNCATGLEWDAEKRTRCNNPDRGIKCGHVKFRKQGPKFLEDMHIIFGKAHVSGSSATCPGDISSDEASDEDVEEVPKRAENAGKTGNQGKKKCKGASTAVEDKDEKSPFFRMYKNTCLKIETAAEKISTSIKASSAPPTNLVPSIAQTVNMVTECGVEEGTALIHTASSLIQD
- the LOC120712137 gene encoding small heat shock protein, chloroplastic-like, whose protein sequence is MQQAVASSNLHAITTSPAAPRSRFTWTSRPSCVVVPQRGSVKARSMRNGSTDSLDHLQRASKPRQQQQGGSAPSPRRRLIQTTPFGLWDSFPEARTLDQMVRTMERIMDGEGDDDGRVLVVPAAVAASAVPRAEAGNGVAVPAAAGGGAATGAAYRQRGGRTPWEVRERAGEYLVRFDMPGMSREDVRVSVRDRTLVVAAEKAAVAKEQHEDEEEDEEGEQWPAASFGRYRTRFELPENVDVERIAAEARDGVLYLTIPKLSAGGKVVNILVQ